In Clostridium sp. DL-VIII, the following proteins share a genomic window:
- the dapA gene encoding 4-hydroxy-tetrahydrodipicolinate synthase: MFKPNGIIPALVTPLDEQGNLMEGALKKVIDYTLEAGVHGVFVLGSTGEIYGLTDKQKQRVMEVTVEHVNGRVPVYAGAGEITTINTIKTAQMAEKVGGISALSVITPYFVSPTQDELVEHYTAVANSVKMPIILYGCDGRAHNSIMPETALKLSAVDNIIGIKDSSGSSERMDKYLELTKDIEDFSVLCGIDTFIYHGLCNGTKGAIASSANVAPKISVGIYNAVMNGDHEKAQALQNKLQPLRDAYALGTFPGVIKEALRMVGVDAGVALKPVGPMSDESRKKLAEVLKALDVYNIK; the protein is encoded by the coding sequence ATGTTTAAACCTAATGGAATTATCCCTGCTTTAGTAACACCTTTAGATGAGCAAGGAAATTTAATGGAAGGTGCATTAAAAAAAGTTATTGACTATACTTTAGAAGCTGGAGTTCATGGAGTATTTGTCCTAGGAAGTACGGGAGAAATATATGGATTAACAGATAAACAAAAGCAAAGAGTTATGGAAGTAACTGTTGAACACGTAAACGGAAGAGTACCAGTTTATGCTGGAGCTGGTGAAATCACAACAATTAATACTATAAAAACTGCACAAATGGCAGAAAAGGTTGGAGGAATTTCAGCCCTTTCAGTAATAACTCCATATTTTGTTTCACCAACTCAAGATGAGTTAGTAGAACACTATACGGCTGTTGCAAATTCAGTAAAAATGCCAATAATTTTATATGGATGTGATGGTAGAGCCCATAACTCAATAATGCCTGAAACTGCTTTAAAATTATCAGCAGTAGACAACATAATAGGTATTAAAGACAGTAGTGGAAGTTCTGAAAGAATGGATAAGTATCTAGAACTTACAAAAGATATAGAAGATTTCTCAGTATTATGTGGTATAGATACATTCATTTATCATGGGTTATGCAACGGAACTAAAGGAGCTATTGCTTCAAGTGCGAATGTTGCACCTAAGATATCTGTAGGGATTTACAATGCAGTTATGAATGGTGATCATGAAAAAGCTCAAGCATTACAAAATAAATTACAACCATTAAGAGATGCTTATGCTCTTGGAACTTTCCCAGGAGTTATAAAAGAAGCACTTAGAATGGTTGGAGTTGATGCTGGAGTAGCATTAAAACCAGTAGGGCCAATGAGTGACGAAAGTCGTAAGAAATTAGCTGAAGTTTTAAAAGCTTTAGATGTTTATAATATAAAATAA
- the garR gene encoding 2-hydroxy-3-oxopropionate reductase produces MKIGFIGLGIMGKPMAKNLVKAGYQLIVSDFAKEAAEELKALGAETCLSNKEIATQSDVVITMLPNSPQVKEVALGEGGIIEGAHSGLTLIDMSSIAPLASREICEKLAEKGVEMLDAPVSGGEPKAIDGTISVMVGGKQELFDKYYDVIKAMAGSVVRVGEIGAGNIAKLCNQTIVAINIAAMSEALVLAQKAGVSPELVYNAIRGGLAGSTVLDAKAPLIMDRKFDPGFRINLHIKDLNNVLETSHGVGVPLPLTAAVREIMEALKVDGHEMEDHSSIIKYYEKLANVEVHRK; encoded by the coding sequence ATGAAAATAGGATTTATAGGACTTGGAATCATGGGAAAACCTATGGCTAAAAATTTAGTGAAAGCTGGCTATCAATTAATAGTAAGTGACTTTGCTAAAGAAGCAGCAGAAGAATTAAAGGCACTTGGTGCAGAAACTTGCTTAAGCAATAAAGAAATAGCAACACAATCTGACGTGGTTATAACAATGTTACCAAATTCACCACAAGTTAAAGAAGTAGCACTTGGAGAAGGTGGAATAATTGAAGGAGCTCATTCAGGATTAACATTAATTGATATGAGTTCAATTGCACCACTTGCATCAAGAGAAATCTGCGAAAAATTAGCTGAAAAAGGTGTTGAAATGCTAGATGCCCCAGTAAGTGGCGGAGAACCAAAAGCTATTGATGGAACTATTTCTGTTATGGTTGGAGGAAAGCAAGAACTTTTCGACAAATACTATGATGTAATTAAAGCGATGGCTGGTTCAGTTGTAAGAGTTGGAGAAATTGGTGCTGGAAATATAGCAAAACTTTGTAATCAAACTATAGTAGCTATAAATATAGCGGCTATGTCAGAAGCTTTAGTATTAGCTCAAAAGGCTGGAGTAAGTCCAGAACTTGTTTACAATGCAATTAGAGGTGGTCTTGCTGGAAGTACAGTTTTAGATGCAAAAGCACCACTAATTATGGATAGAAAATTTGATCCAGGATTCAGAATTAATCTTCATATAAAAGATTTAAATAATGTATTAGAAACTTCTCATGGAGTAGGTGTTCCATTACCATTAACAGCAGCTGTACGTGAAATCATGGAAGCATTAAAGGTTGATGGACATGAAATGGAAGACCATTCAAGTATAATTAAATACTATGAAAAATTAGCAAATGTAGAAGTTCATAGAAAATAG
- a CDS encoding D-2-hydroxyacid dehydrogenase: MNANKILILLPVNEKQKALIQSVSPNSIYLYDTYATVDKEAVQSAEIIIGNPPAEMLIGSPNLKWLQLNSAGTDAYIKEGVLKEGVMITNATGAYGLAISEHIIGVLLQLLKKLHLYSNNQKLHLWKDEGEVKSIYNSKILIIGLGDIGEEFAKRVKAFGAYTIGVRRSNTKKAEYIDELHLMDKIDDLLPTADVVMLSLPSTKETYKMFSKDRLKLMKKGAVLLNVGRGNVLDTDALCDLVESNHLLGAGLDVTDPEPLTKEHRIWDIENIIITPHISGGYHLPETFERIVRISAENLERFTKDQKLKNIVDFKTGYRTL, translated from the coding sequence ATGAATGCTAACAAGATACTTATACTATTGCCTGTAAACGAGAAACAAAAAGCGTTAATACAAAGTGTATCACCTAATTCTATTTATCTATATGATACTTATGCAACTGTAGACAAAGAAGCAGTTCAAAGCGCAGAAATAATAATAGGAAACCCTCCAGCAGAAATGCTTATAGGTTCTCCGAATTTAAAATGGCTTCAGTTAAATAGTGCAGGAACTGATGCTTATATAAAAGAAGGAGTACTAAAAGAAGGTGTAATGATTACTAATGCAACAGGTGCATATGGATTAGCAATATCAGAACATATAATTGGGGTTCTTCTTCAGTTATTAAAAAAGCTTCATCTTTATAGTAATAATCAAAAACTACATCTTTGGAAGGATGAAGGAGAAGTTAAATCCATTTATAATTCTAAAATTTTAATAATTGGGTTAGGTGATATTGGAGAAGAGTTTGCTAAGAGAGTAAAAGCCTTTGGTGCATACACAATAGGGGTAAGAAGAAGTAATACTAAAAAGGCCGAATATATTGATGAGTTACATTTAATGGACAAAATAGATGATTTACTTCCAACAGCAGATGTTGTAATGCTTTCATTACCGTCTACTAAAGAAACTTACAAAATGTTCTCAAAGGATAGGCTTAAATTGATGAAAAAAGGAGCAGTACTTTTAAACGTAGGTAGAGGAAATGTACTTGATACAGATGCTTTATGTGATTTAGTGGAAAGTAATCATCTATTAGGAGCTGGTTTAGATGTTACTGATCCAGAGCCACTAACTAAAGAACACAGAATATGGGATATAGAGAATATAATTATCACTCCACACATTTCTGGTGGATATCATCTTCCTGAAACCTTTGAAAGAATTGTAAGAATTAGTGCAGAAAATCTAGAAAGATTTACTAAGGATCAAAAGCTTAAGAATATTGTAGATTTTAAGACAGGATATAGAACTTTATAA
- a CDS encoding aldo/keto reductase, producing the protein MPNNEILEMREVIEKRKVILPDGTKVSALGQGTWFMGESQSKRDSEIKALKLGLELGMNFIDTAEMYGNGLSEELISHVIDGCRKDVFLVSKVYPHNAGRNSIVEACENSLRRLKTDYLDLYLLHWRGRIPFEETIEGMELLKKQGKILRWGVSNLDKDDMEELFHKSNGENCAVNEVLYHIGSRGIEFDLLPWQRNNNIPTIAYCPLAQGGSLERNILRDDTLNEIAKEHNVKPLQIALAWTIRENDIISIPKAASVEHVIENAKAASIILSPSDIARLDKIFKKPSRKMPLDIV; encoded by the coding sequence ATGCCCAATAATGAAATATTAGAAATGAGAGAAGTAATAGAAAAGAGAAAAGTAATTTTACCAGATGGAACTAAGGTTTCAGCCCTTGGCCAAGGGACTTGGTTTATGGGGGAAAGTCAAAGTAAAAGGGATAGTGAAATTAAGGCCTTAAAGTTAGGATTAGAACTTGGGATGAATTTCATTGACACAGCAGAGATGTATGGAAATGGTTTATCAGAAGAATTAATTAGTCATGTTATAGATGGTTGTAGAAAAGATGTCTTCCTAGTTTCAAAAGTATATCCGCATAATGCTGGAAGAAATTCAATTGTTGAAGCTTGTGAAAATAGCTTAAGAAGATTAAAAACTGATTATTTGGACTTGTATCTTCTTCATTGGAGAGGGCGAATACCTTTTGAAGAAACTATAGAAGGAATGGAACTATTAAAAAAGCAAGGAAAAATATTAAGATGGGGAGTATCAAACCTAGATAAAGATGATATGGAGGAGTTATTCCATAAATCCAATGGTGAAAATTGTGCTGTAAATGAAGTTTTATATCATATTGGTTCAAGAGGTATAGAATTTGATTTATTACCATGGCAAAGAAATAATAACATACCAACTATAGCCTATTGCCCATTAGCACAAGGTGGATCATTGGAAAGAAATATATTAAGAGATGATACTCTAAATGAAATTGCTAAAGAGCATAATGTGAAACCATTGCAAATAGCACTTGCATGGACAATACGTGAAAATGATATTATATCAATTCCAAAAGCAGCAAGTGTTGAACATGTTATAGAGAATGCTAAAGCAGCATCAATTATTCTGTCTCCATCAGATATTGCAAGGTTAGATAAAATATTTAAAAAGCCATCTAGAAAAATGCCATTAGATATAGTGTAA
- a CDS encoding NAD(P)-dependent oxidoreductase — MILLDEANRCLLCKNPRCQANCPINTPIPEIIALYKEGKLNKAGEILFNNNPLSVICSIVCPHESQCAGNCIRGIKQEPVKFYEIEKEISERYLEQVKLQNLPKNKDRIAIIGGGPAGLTIAFILAKRGYKITIFDAHERIGGVLRYGIPEYRLPNHLIDKLEDKLIELGVMIRPNTLIGPVISIDRLFDEDYKSIFIGTGVWNPKTLNIKGETLGNVHFAIDYLKSPETFRLGNRVAIIGAGNVAMDAARTAKRNGASEVTVIYRGDFENMSATKKEIEEAREDGIIFKICRSPIEIFENGIKLRNTETEEGKEEFFECNSTIIAVSQSPRTNIVSNTTKLETNKAGLIIADEKGNTTRAGVFSSGDVVTGARTVVEAVAYAKNVADAIEEYCNSYK; from the coding sequence ATGATTTTATTAGACGAAGCAAATAGATGTTTATTATGTAAAAATCCAAGATGTCAAGCAAATTGCCCAATTAATACTCCAATTCCAGAAATAATAGCGCTTTATAAAGAAGGAAAACTAAATAAAGCAGGGGAAATTCTATTTAATAATAATCCTCTTTCGGTGATATGTTCAATTGTCTGTCCACATGAAAGCCAATGTGCAGGAAATTGTATAAGAGGAATAAAGCAAGAACCAGTAAAGTTTTATGAAATAGAAAAGGAAATATCAGAAAGATATTTGGAACAAGTAAAATTACAGAACTTACCGAAGAATAAGGATAGAATAGCTATAATCGGCGGTGGTCCGGCAGGATTAACAATTGCTTTTATTCTGGCAAAGAGAGGATATAAAATAACTATATTTGATGCTCATGAGAGAATCGGGGGAGTATTACGATATGGAATTCCTGAATATAGATTACCAAACCACCTAATTGATAAACTAGAGGACAAGCTAATCGAGCTTGGAGTTATGATTAGACCTAATACTCTTATAGGACCAGTTATAAGTATTGATAGATTATTTGATGAGGATTATAAGTCTATATTTATTGGAACTGGAGTATGGAATCCTAAAACTTTAAATATCAAGGGGGAAACTTTAGGAAATGTACATTTTGCTATAGATTATTTAAAATCTCCAGAAACATTTAGATTAGGTAATAGAGTTGCAATAATTGGTGCTGGAAACGTTGCAATGGATGCAGCAAGAACAGCAAAAAGAAATGGGGCTAGTGAAGTTACAGTTATTTATAGAGGTGACTTTGAAAATATGAGCGCAACAAAAAAAGAAATAGAAGAAGCCAGAGAAGACGGAATTATATTTAAAATATGCAGATCTCCAATAGAAATATTTGAAAACGGAATAAAGTTACGTAATACAGAAACAGAAGAAGGAAAAGAAGAATTTTTTGAATGTAACTCTACCATTATTGCTGTAAGTCAAAGTCCAAGAACAAATATAGTTTCAAATACAACTAAACTCGAAACTAATAAAGCCGGACTTATCATTGCAGATGAAAAAGGTAATACAACAAGGGCAGGAGTATTCAGCTCAGGAGATGTAGTTACAGGTGCTAGAACTGTAGTTGAAGCAGTAGCATATGCAAAAAATGTTGCTGATGCTATAGAAGAGTATTGTAATTCATATAAATAA
- the tnpA gene encoding IS200/IS605 family transposase: protein MKDTNSLSHTTWNCKYHIVFAPKYRRQVIYGKIKNDIGKILRKLCEWKGVEIIEAEACPDHIHMLVSIPPKISVSSFMGYLKGKSSLMIFDQHANMKYRYGNREFWCRGYYVDTVGKNKKKIEEYIRNQLQEDLAYEQMSIKELVDPFTGEPVKKSNK from the coding sequence ATGAAAGACACAAATAGTTTATCTCATACAACATGGAATTGCAAGTATCACATTGTATTCGCACCTAAGTATAGAAGACAAGTAATATATGGAAAGATAAAGAATGATATAGGAAAGATACTAAGGAAATTATGTGAATGGAAGGGAGTAGAGATAATAGAAGCAGAAGCCTGTCCGGACCATATACATATGTTAGTATCAATACCACCGAAGATAAGCGTATCGAGTTTTATGGGATATCTAAAAGGAAAAAGCAGTTTGATGATATTTGACCAACATGCGAATATGAAATACAGATATGGAAATAGAGAATTTTGGTGTCGAGGATATTATGTTGATACAGTAGGAAAAAATAAAAAGAAGATAGAAGAATATATAAGAAATCAGCTACAAGAAGATTTAGCGTATGAACAAATGAGCATAAAGGAACTAGTTGACCCGTTTACTGGTGAGCCAGTAAAAAAGAGCAATAAATAA
- a CDS encoding transposase, whose amino-acid sequence MQDALHLANSKLKEILYKKQLMHNKNYKNNKNINENNAIGLLKEKLIKIMMTVNDTIRGNEYTKLITEMLKYISEVRPEKPSNVRIKNLSNKYSCNLKPSF is encoded by the coding sequence TTGCAAGATGCATTACATTTAGCTAATTCTAAGCTAAAAGAAATACTTTATAAAAAACAATTGATGCATAATAAGAATTATAAAAATAATAAGAATATAAATGAAAATAATGCAATAGGACTTTTAAAAGAAAAGTTAATAAAAATAATGATGACAGTAAATGATACAATACGGGGTAATGAATATACAAAACTAATTACAGAGATGTTAAAATACATTTCTGAAGTTCGTCCTGAAAAACCTTCAAACGTAAGGATTAAGAATTTATCAAATAAGTATAGTTGTAATTTGAAACCAAGTTTTTAA